The following coding sequences are from one Oncorhynchus kisutch isolate 150728-3 linkage group LG23, Okis_V2, whole genome shotgun sequence window:
- the LOC116356577 gene encoding proline-rich extensin-like protein EPR1, which translates to MIVGAIGQSQTESDLCGVLLTSLTSVWAQDECFLPPSLEVDCEWTVDKPPQWTVDKPPQWTVDKPPQWIFDKPPQWTVDKPPQWTVDKPPQWTVDKPPQWTVDKPPQWTVDKPPQWTVDKPPQWTVDKPPQWTVDKPPQWTVDKPPQWTVDKPPQWTVDKPPQWTVDKPPQWTVDKPTQWTVDKPPQWTVDKPPQWTVDKPPQWTVDKPPQWTVDKPPQWTVDKPHSGPLINPHSGPLINPHSGPLINPHSGPLINPHSGPLINPTVDC; encoded by the exons ATGATTGTTGGAGCCATTGGTCAATCCCAGACTGAGTCAGATCTGTGTGGTGTTCTTCTGACCTCACTGACATCAGTCTGGGCCCAGGATGAGTGCTTCCTCCCACCTTCCCTGGAGGTGGACTGTGAG TGGACCGTTGATAAACCCCCACAGTGGACCGTTGATAAACCCCCACAGTGGACCGTTGATAAACCCCCACAGTGGATCTTTGATAAACCCCCACAGTGGACCGTTGATAAACCCCCACAGTGGACCGTTGATAAACCCCCACAGTGGACCGTTGATAAACCCCCACAGTGGACCGTTGATAAACCCCCACAGTGGACCGTTGATAAACCCCCACAGTGGACCGTTGATAAACCCCCACAGTGGACCGTTGATAAACCCCCACAGTGGACCGTTGATAAACCCCCACAGTGGACCGTTGATAAACCCCCACAGTGGACCGTTGATAAACCACCACAGTGGACCGTTGATAAACCCCCACAGTGGACCGTTGATAAACCCCCACAGTGGACCGTTGATAAACCCACACAGTGGACCGTTGATAAACCCCCACAGTGGACCGTTGATAAACCCCCACAGTGGACCGTTGATAAACCCCCACAGTGGACTGTTGATAAACCCCCACAGTGGACCGTTGATAAACCCCCACAGTGGACCGTTGATAAACCCCACAGTGGACCGTTGATAAACCCCCACAGTGGACCGTTGATAAACCCCCACAGTGGACCGTTGATAAACCCCCACAGTGGACCGTTGATAAACCCCCACAGTGGACCGTTGATAAACCCCACAGTGGACTGTTGA